CGCAGAGGTTGAATAGGTAAAATAGAAGAATGTTGGGTAATTAATTTGGAGTGATTGGAATGCGATCATTCTTTTTTACACTGTTGGGTATAATATAAACAACTATTGGAAAACTGCGTAAAGGAGGAGTCAAAGCATTCCATTTACGCCCCATATTAGGAAAAGCAGCTAAATTGCGGCATCTCTGAGCAAAATTATCTAAAAATTGGACTGCTGCTTGTGGATTTTTCTCTTCAATATATGCCACTATTTCATTCAAATCTTGCAGAGCCTCTGGTGATAAAATGTAAGAGTTTATTGTTGACCTAACTTACCTACAATTTTCTCCCGAAGTTGCTGAATTGCGGTTTCTCCATCAATTCTTTCTCCTCGTTCCAATTGTTCGATCCCAACATCAATTTTCTTTTGCAGTTCTGCCAGACGTGCTTGATAAACAATATAACGATCTTCCAGCAATCTCAGTCCTTCATCAATCACATCGCTGGCAGATAAGTATTTACCTTCTTCTACCAGTTTATTAATAAACTCTTCTTGTTTAGGTGTCAAAGCTATATTCATAACCTAGTGTGGCTTTATTAGGTATTAGGACAATTTTATACGTATTTATCAAAAATGTCCACACTACTACCTTAACCCCATTCCTCCACATCCTCATACAAAGCAGAAATATCAACATTAAATTTAACGCTATCCAAATAAATTTCTTCCCCTTTTTCAAAAATGAAAAGTTCCCAACGCTTTTCACCATTTCGTCGAAAACACTCCACTCTTTGCCGTTTTTGATTAATCAAAACATACTCTTGTAAAGTTTCTATTTGTTGATAATCAGCAAATTTATCTCCTCGATCGAAAGCTTCTGTATTATCAGATAAAACCTCTACAACCAAAGATGGATAGGAAATAAAAGAATCGGATAAATTTCTATCCCGTTCATCACAAGTTACCGTTACATCTGGATAGTAATAGGTATCCGCAGCTTCTATAAAGACTTTCATATTTTCGACAAAAGCTCGACATCCCGTTCCCCGAACGTGATTTCTCAGCAATGCAGCTAAATTCAGCGCAATTGTGTTATGTGCTTGAGTACCGCCAGCCATTGCAAAAACTTCACCTCGCACGTACTCATGTCTAACAGGGCTAATTTCCTCACCTTTGAGATAATTTTCGTGAGAAATATAAATATTGCTTTTACTGGCAAACATTGGTAAAACTCCTAAAAATGTAAGAAGAAGTTGCATCGGTATTGCATAGTAGGGCGGGTTTTGTCATGAGGTTGTTTATTGTAATCAAAGATTATCATCTAAACCCGCCCCTACAATATTTTACCTCTACCCAGATGGGTAAGGAATAGAGTTTTAAACTGTTGTCAAATTAGATTTTGCCTCCAAATTTTCTACTCGACTTCTAAGTTGTTGATTTTCCTTTTTCAACTGTTCTAATTCATCGCGTAATTGTTTTACCGATTCTTGAGAACCTACTTTTGTTTGTACTTTCTGCACTGCTTCTTCAGCGATGCGGCGCACTCTTCCATCTGGTGTTTGATTTGCTAAAGATTGCAGTATGGGGATTGCTTTGGCAGTTTCCATTTGTCCCAAAGCGATGACAACTGCAACTTGAGTTAAGAAGAAAGTTTCCTTCGATAACTCTTCTAATTGTTCCAAAATCCACTCAACATTGTTTGGTGTTTGTCCGGTGGAAATTGCACCGAGAGAACGAATTGCAGCTAACCGCAAAGCTTGGGGGATACCGGGACGAGTGTATTCTAAAATGAGATTGAGGGCTACTGGTGATGATTTTAACTCGCTCAAACCTGCGATCGCACCCGTTCGCACCACCTCATTCCAGCCTGCTTTTTCCCGTAAAATACTACTCAGCAAGCTGATAACCTCATCCTCTTTATCTTTCAAAATCGGTGATGCTACCATTCCCCCAATACTACGGGTAGCAGATGTTTCTACGTAGTAACTGGCGTCACCTTTTTCCACCACATTTTTCACGGCGTCGTAACTTTCCGGGGTTTTTACTTTCCCTAAAGCTTCCACCACCGCACGACGCACTAGGGAATTTTCATCCTGCAAACCTTTAATTAAAGCTTCACCAGCTTGGTCTAGTTTAACTTCCGCTAATTGTTTGGCAACTTCGGCGCGAACGCCCCAAAACTGGTCTTTTTCCAATGCTTGAGAAAGCGCTTTGACAGCTTCTAAACCGCCTTTTTTCGCCAAAGCTTCGGCAGCAAAAATGCGAGAAATCGGATCGGGATCGAATTCCAGTTGTCCTTTCAGTTCTGCCACTGAATATTCCAGAGAAACTGTTTTGAGATAGTGATTGCCAACATCAAAACTGACAAACAGGGGTTTTTCTGGTAACGGGAAATAAAAACTTTGTTCCCGTTCGTTAACTCTGACAGTAAAAGTCTTAAACTCTTTAAATCGTTCGTCCTGAATATAACCAAAACCGATGGGAATTTTCAGGTCGAACAATTCACTGCTACTGCCATTATTTCCCTCTTTGGCTTGAGTTTGGGTAACCGTTACTTTCGCCAATTTGCTATCGCCATCCCAGGCATAAGCAACCTTGTAATCGGGATGTCCACCTCGATAAACGTACTGGTCGAATAAAAATGTTAAATTGCGACCGGTGGCTTTTTCAATTGCCCTCAACAAATCGATGGTTTCCACTGTTTTATGGGCATTATCTCGGACGAAAGTATGAATTGCCCGATAAAACAATTCATCGCCCAACTCAGCGCGGATCATGTGGTAGACGCAAGCACCTTTTTCATAGAGGTGCCGATCGTAAAGTTCGATCGGTTCCCGATATACGTGAGTTACAATTGGACGACGATAACGACTGCTATCTTCAATAATGTAATTGCGCGATTCATTCAATCGATAATATGCCGCATCTTCCAAACCATACTCGTTTTCCGTCCAAATTACTTCGGAATAAGATGCCATTCCTTCTTTAATCCAAGCATGAGACCAATGCTTGATTACTACTAAATCGCCAAACCATTGATGGGCGAGTTCGTGGGCGACTAAACTTTCACTAATTCGGTTATCTAAAGAAGCCCTTTCATCTAACAAACATCTGTCTGTTAATAAGGTAGTAGAAGTGTTTTCCATTCCCCCAAAAATGAAATCATCCACACAAACTTGGGCATACTTGGGAAAAGGATAAGGATAACCGAATTTCTGAGTGAAAAATTCGATCATTTTGGGAGTTTTGCCCATCGTGCGACGGGCGTCTTCTTCTCTTCCTTTTTCTACATAATAAGTAACGGGTTTGCCATCACAATCATCTTTGATTTCGGCAAAATCTCCTACTGCTAAAGTCATTAAATAAGTAGGATGAACTTCTTGTTGCGACCAATGATAAATTTTTTCGTTTTCGGCATCTTCGGCATTAATTAGTACGCCGTTAGAAATGGCAATATAAGGTTTGGGAACTCGCACTCTGATTTCGGAAGTTGCCAATTGTCCAGG
Above is a window of Leptolyngbyaceae cyanobacterium DNA encoding:
- a CDS encoding type II toxin-antitoxin system ParD family antitoxin: MNIALTPKQEEFINKLVEEGKYLSASDVIDEGLRLLEDRYIVYQARLAELQKKIDVGIEQLERGERIDGETAIQQLREKIVGKLGQQ
- a CDS encoding Uma2 family endonuclease; protein product: MFASKSNIYISHENYLKGEEISPVRHEYVRGEVFAMAGGTQAHNTIALNLAALLRNHVRGTGCRAFVENMKVFIEAADTYYYPDVTVTCDERDRNLSDSFISYPSLVVEVLSDNTEAFDRGDKFADYQQIETLQEYVLINQKRQRVECFRRNGEKRWELFIFEKGEEIYLDSVKFNVDISALYEDVEEWG
- a CDS encoding type II toxin-antitoxin system RelE/ParE family toxin is translated as MNSYILSPEALQDLNEIVAYIEEKNPQAAVQFLDNFAQRCRNLAAFPNMGRKWNALTPPLRSFPIVVYIIPNSVKKNDRIPITPN
- a CDS encoding M1 family metallopeptidase — its product is MKLQSYFDSENNRHKSFELPGARPHYNPDRPGQVEHIFLDLALDIANQTCRGTCTITITPVRDGIDRLTLDAVNLNIQSVAVDGSPQQFEYYDDEQLHIKLATPTQAGKQIKVAIAYAAEKPQRGIYFIQPNKDYPHKPIQVWTQGEDEDSRFWFPCFDYPGQLATSEIRVRVPKPYIAISNGVLINAEDAENEKIYHWSQQEVHPTYLMTLAVGDFAEIKDDCDGKPVTYYVEKGREEDARRTMGKTPKMIEFFTQKFGYPYPFPKYAQVCVDDFIFGGMENTSTTLLTDRCLLDERASLDNRISESLVAHELAHQWFGDLVVIKHWSHAWIKEGMASYSEVIWTENEYGLEDAAYYRLNESRNYIIEDSSRYRRPIVTHVYREPIELYDRHLYEKGACVYHMIRAELGDELFYRAIHTFVRDNAHKTVETIDLLRAIEKATGRNLTFLFDQYVYRGGHPDYKVAYAWDGDSKLAKVTVTQTQAKEGNNGSSSELFDLKIPIGFGYIQDERFKEFKTFTVRVNEREQSFYFPLPEKPLFVSFDVGNHYLKTVSLEYSVAELKGQLEFDPDPISRIFAAEALAKKGGLEAVKALSQALEKDQFWGVRAEVAKQLAEVKLDQAGEALIKGLQDENSLVRRAVVEALGKVKTPESYDAVKNVVEKGDASYYVETSATRSIGGMVASPILKDKEDEVISLLSSILREKAGWNEVVRTGAIAGLSELKSSPVALNLILEYTRPGIPQALRLAAIRSLGAISTGQTPNNVEWILEQLEELSKETFFLTQVAVVIALGQMETAKAIPILQSLANQTPDGRVRRIAEEAVQKVQTKVGSQESVKQLRDELEQLKKENQQLRSRVENLEAKSNLTTV